One genomic segment of Natrialbaceae archaeon AArc-T1-2 includes these proteins:
- a CDS encoding winged helix-turn-helix domain-containing protein, whose product MSGQANNSTVESTRNAALDALGDDCARIILVATSERPRTATELTDRTDSSSATVYRRINDLLESDLLAECIRFEEDGSHTTAYEATVDHLSVDIDADGIDVTIFSSDERQ is encoded by the coding sequence ATGTCCGGACAGGCAAACAACTCGACGGTGGAATCGACTCGAAATGCCGCGCTCGACGCGCTCGGTGACGACTGTGCACGTATCATCCTCGTCGCGACGAGCGAACGACCGCGGACGGCAACCGAGCTGACCGACCGAACTGACAGTTCGTCGGCGACGGTCTATCGACGAATCAACGATCTCCTCGAGAGCGATCTCCTCGCGGAGTGTATCAGGTTCGAGGAGGACGGCTCACACACGACGGCGTACGAGGCGACCGTCGATCACTTGAGCGTCGACATCGACGCCGACGGGATCGACGTGACTATCTTTTCGTCCGACGAACGCCAGTAG
- a CDS encoding helix-turn-helix transcriptional regulator has product MHDLTGFQRDLLYVIAGSDRPSGQSVKEEVEKYYSSEINHGRLYPNLDTLVNKELVEKGQLDRRTNYYAITDDGRRRIRERREWEEQYMEF; this is encoded by the coding sequence ATGCACGACCTGACCGGGTTTCAGCGTGACCTCCTGTACGTGATCGCCGGTTCGGATCGACCGTCCGGCCAGTCTGTTAAAGAAGAAGTCGAAAAGTACTACAGTTCGGAAATCAACCACGGACGACTGTACCCGAACCTCGATACACTCGTCAACAAAGAGCTGGTAGAGAAGGGCCAACTCGACAGGCGAACGAACTACTACGCGATCACCGATGACGGGCGCCGACGGATCCGCGAGCGACGCGAGTGGG